Proteins encoded in a region of the Sugiyamaella lignohabitans strain CBS 10342 chromosome B, complete sequence genome:
- the CTF4 gene encoding chromatin-binding protein CTF4, giving the protein MKIKLNPRQAHTAGIVRVCYSLDGNYLISGGANDLVRKFTTGSDSSEPDSLDHHHDAVLAVDVSDAHFASSSEDGTVHLFDVVSNKPKGVIVRNPLAIREVKFSPDGKWIATSGNDKFVKIISVTDILKVQEMSLPVPVKHISYSISGNLIALSSIDGNLRFYRLEKSENKDGSDEPDGDMENSFRQNTIIPPFNPTLVHSLEGIVPDVRDVDDVRTTAVEFHPDGTHFAIATKTFEVGVYNLSNVSEVARLRHTNGHKKELTGIKWSPNGKYIATISLDNKVIIWDATTFTPVESQNVESPISVAWHPTTNELTVATDRGQLITYDVLLDQASPFGDITPFNTTTSTNGTDSSTKKSVNSVDRIRDYDDYDLELEFTGDATADDVEQANGEGNELDWIEDDDGAGYVGEENGKRSRESTALENGNGYKRAKFVSTEPVHEPFITGSTPWKNGRRYLCMNTIGYIWSVFQEDHNTVTVTFFDRGLHREYHFTDYVQYDLACLTEEAALFANTKTRKALLRFHDGFTNNWEYTLSDNDLFRCISLSKNIVTFCTAQGYVRTFNIYGSPLSVYRQSRDPVITCASWRNYNYIVRTSPTGSLSYSIENVRTNVIYQKNDEIDIGVGNKLKAVFFTSQGDPCIFDSKGILLVLQNWREPLQTRWVPIVDSNIESAQGRKESYWPIGVIDNKFVCTVLRKGDQHPNIPLPATTELELSVTVDPTTTDYEKEYLTKQVLLQLSRAQAESDDNIELVSTVSSQELEVDKVVLRLIQACCIDSKPSKALALAYLINKDQALEAASKIALRFDQSAVAEKINELLNARLRQQQQ; this is encoded by the coding sequence ATGAAGATAAAGCTCAATCCTCGTCAGGCTCATACTGCAGGTATAGTACGAGTATGCTACTCATTGGATGGTAATTACTTGATTTCAGGAGGTGCCAATGATCTGGTGCGAAAGTTCACAACTGGCTCAGACTCTAGTGAACCAGACAGTTTGGACCATCATCATGATGCGGTATTGGCAGTTGATGTTTCTGATGCTCATTTTGCCTCGAGTTCCGAGGATGGAACTGTCCATCTCTTTGATGTGGTTTCTAATAAACCTAAAGGTGTAATTGTACGAAATCCTCTCGCTATTAGAGAGGTTAAGTTTTCTCCAGATGGTAAATGGATCGCAACATCAGGTAATGATAAATTTGTCAAGATTATATCAGTCACTGATATTTTAAAAGTCCAAGAAATGTCTCTTCCAGTACCAGTTAAGCATATTTCTTACAGTATTTCGGGAAATCTAATCGCCTTGTCTTCTATTGACGGAAATCTACGTTTTTATAGACTGGAAAAgtctgaaaataaagatgGTAGTGACGAGCCTGACGGTGATATGGAAAATTCATTCCGTCAAAATACGATAATACCGCCTTTTAATCCCACATTAGTACACAGTTTGGAAGGTATTGTTCCAGATGTTCGTGATGTAGACGATGTTCGAACTACAGCTGTCGAGTTTCATCCTGATGGCACACATTTCGCAATTGCAACTAAGACCTTTGAAGTTGGTGTATACAATCTGAGCAACGTTTCTGAAGTAGCTCGTCTACGCCATACCAATGGTCACAAAAAAGAACTAACTGGCATCAAATGGTCCCCCAATGGAAAATATATAGCTACTATCTCGCTCGATAATAAGGTGATAATCTGGGATGCGACTACATTTACACCAGTTGAGTCACAGAATGTCGAATCACCAATATCTGTTGCTTGGCATCCTACTACAAATGAACTGACTGTGGCCACTGACAGAGGTCAGCTTATCACGTACGATGTATTATTAGATCAGGCAAGTCCATTCGGAGACATTACTCCGTTCAATACCACCACTAGTACCAATGGTACTGATAGTAGCACTAAGAAATCCGTCAATAGTGTGGATAGAATTCGAGATTATGATGATTACGATTTGGAGTTAGAATTCACTGGAGATGCAACGGCAGATGATGTTGAGCAAGCCAATGGTGAGGGAAATGAACTCGACTGGattgaagacgacgacggaGCTGGGTATGTTGGTGAAGAGAATGGCAAGCGTTCTAGAGAGTCAACAGCATTGGAAAATGGTAATGGTTATAAACGTGCTAAATTTGTTTCTACGGAACCAGTTCACGAACCCTTCATTACCGGCAGTACTCCGTGGAAAAATGGGCGAAGATACCTTTGCATGAATACAATTGGGTACATCTGGTCTGTATTTCAAGAAGATCATAATACGGTTACAGTAACATTTTTTGACAGAGGGCTTCACAGGGAATATCATTTCACCGACTACGTGCAATATGATCTGGCATGCCTTACAGAAGAAGCCGCTCTGTTCGCCAACACCAAGACTCGTAAAGCTTTGCTCAGATTCCATGACGGTTTTACGAACAACTGGGAGTACACATTATCAGATAATGATTTATTCAGATGCATTTCGCTTTCTAAAAACATAGTCACGTTCTGCACCGCACAAGGGTACGTGAGAACTTTCAATATATATGGCTCTCCTTTGTCTGTTTATAGACAATCAAGAGATCCGGTAATTACCTGTGCTTCCTGGAGAAACTACAATTATATTGTCCGAACGTCACCGACTGGATCGTTGTCGTACTCTATTGAAAACGTTCGAACCAACGTGATTTATCAAAAGAATGATGAAATCGATATTGGTGTTGGCAACAAGCTAAAAGCTGTCTTCTTTACCAGTCAAGGTGACCCATGCATTTTCGATTCAAAGGGAATACTTCTGGTACTACAAAACTGGAGAGAACCCCTCCAGACACGATGGGTTCCTATCGTTGATTCTAACATTGAATCAGCTCAAGGACGCAAAGAGTCATACTGGCCAATTGGGGTCATTGATAACAAGTTTGTATGCACAGTCCTAAGAAAAGGCGACCAGCATCCCAACATCCCTCTACCAGCAACTACAGAACTTGAATTATCAGTGACAGTCGACCCTACAACCACAGACTACGAAAAGGAATACCTTACTAAACAAGTCCTTCTACAATTGTCGCGAGCTCAAGCCGAGTCTGATGATAACATCGAGCTTGTCAGCACAGTTTCATCTCAAGAGTTGGAAGTCGACAAAGTTGTTTTGCGACTGATCCAGGCATGCTGTATCGACTCCAAACCTTCTAAGGCTCTTGCTTTAGCCTACCTGATCAACAAAGATCAGGCTCTTGAAGCGGCCAGCAAAATCGCGCTGCGGTTTGACCAGTCGGCCGTTGCAGAGAAAATCAACGAACTCCTCAATGCCCGTTTAaggcaacaacagcagtaa